One window from the genome of Pantoea cypripedii encodes:
- a CDS encoding sensor histidine kinase has product MPEPYSPPDFPPRKRPMKLNTLVTLMLSTVIALVLLSVHLIYFFQIGATTRAQLEDKAMAVARTLADSPEVQRALLLPPNALLIQPIAEEIQQSNNLLFVVVTNMQGIRYSHLNPELVGQHFIGDDLEPALHGHENVSVNKGALVKALRVFTPVYNAQKQQIGVVVIGISLSAVTDQINQSRWSVLWTVLIGALVGALGTLILVRVLKRILFGLEPHEISTLFEQRQAILNSVKEGVVAVDDQGQVTLVNQAAQKLLSAGIATSAISADRIYDASVINTHLQDVLQSGRSRRDEELNVNGHVLLSNTVPVRSQGRIIGAVCTFRDKTEISQLMQRLSGMVNYVDALRERSHEFMNKLHVILGLLHMKNYAQVEAYVLKTANNYQTEIGSLVQKIKSPVIAGFLLSKISRASDRGHSLTISDASFLPDCGNEQQMAVLITVIGNLVENALDALADQTEGEIHVMLHYQNGWLACEVSDDGPGIDPAILPTIFAKGFSTKGDDRGVGLFLLKQQTESLGGDVSVESEPGVYTQFLVQLPWDGGNQTA; this is encoded by the coding sequence ATGCCAGAACCCTATTCTCCGCCGGATTTCCCACCGCGTAAGCGACCAATGAAACTCAATACGTTGGTCACGCTGATGCTCAGCACCGTGATCGCGTTGGTGCTGCTCAGTGTCCACCTTATTTACTTCTTCCAGATTGGCGCCACCACGCGCGCGCAGCTGGAGGATAAAGCGATGGCGGTGGCGCGTACCCTGGCCGATTCGCCGGAGGTACAACGTGCGCTTTTGCTGCCGCCCAATGCCCTGTTGATTCAACCCATCGCCGAAGAGATCCAGCAAAGTAATAACCTGCTGTTTGTGGTGGTGACCAATATGCAGGGCATTCGCTATTCCCATCTCAACCCGGAACTGGTCGGCCAGCATTTTATCGGCGACGATCTCGAACCCGCGTTGCATGGCCATGAAAATGTCTCAGTGAATAAAGGGGCGCTGGTCAAAGCCCTGCGCGTGTTTACCCCGGTGTATAACGCGCAAAAGCAGCAGATTGGCGTGGTGGTGATTGGTATCTCCCTCAGTGCAGTGACCGATCAGATTAACCAGAGCCGCTGGAGCGTGTTATGGACGGTGCTGATTGGGGCGCTGGTGGGTGCGCTCGGCACCTTGATTCTGGTGCGTGTGCTGAAGCGTATTCTGTTCGGCCTCGAACCGCATGAAATCTCCACGCTGTTCGAACAGCGTCAGGCGATCCTCAACTCGGTGAAAGAAGGTGTGGTGGCGGTGGATGATCAGGGCCAGGTCACGCTGGTCAACCAGGCGGCACAGAAACTGCTGAGCGCCGGGATCGCTACCAGCGCCATCAGTGCCGATCGCATTTACGATGCCTCGGTGATCAACACCCATTTGCAGGATGTGTTGCAAAGCGGCCGCTCCCGCCGTGATGAGGAACTGAATGTGAACGGCCACGTACTGCTCAGCAATACGGTGCCGGTGCGCAGCCAGGGACGGATTATCGGCGCGGTGTGCACCTTCAGGGATAAGACGGAAATCAGCCAGCTGATGCAGCGCCTGAGCGGCATGGTAAACTATGTCGATGCGCTGCGTGAGCGCTCGCATGAATTTATGAATAAGCTGCACGTGATCCTCGGCCTGCTGCATATGAAAAATTATGCGCAGGTGGAAGCTTATGTGCTGAAAACCGCCAATAACTATCAGACCGAAATTGGTTCGCTGGTGCAGAAAATTAAGTCGCCAGTGATTGCCGGGTTCCTGCTGAGCAAGATCAGTCGCGCATCGGATCGCGGACATAGTCTGACGATCAGCGATGCCAGCTTTTTGCCCGACTGCGGCAACGAGCAACAGATGGCGGTGCTGATTACCGTGATTGGCAATCTGGTGGAGAACGCGCTGGACGCACTGGCTGACCAGACTGAAGGTGAGATCCATGTGATGTTGCATTATCAGAATGGCTGGCTGGCGTGCGAGGTGAGCGATGATGGCCCCGGCATTGATCCGGCAATTCTGCCCACTATTTTCGCGAAAGGCTTTTCTACCAAAGGCGACGATCGCGGTGTCGGCCTGTTCCTGCTGAAGCAGCAGACCGAAAGCCTCGGCGGTGATGTCAGCGTGGAGTCAGAACCCGGCGTATATACGCAATTTTTAGTCCAGCTACCCTGGGATGGAGGAAATCAAACCGCATGA
- the dcuR gene encoding two-component system response regulator DcuR, which yields MINVLVVDDDAMVAELNRCYIGQVPGFTCCGTAATLQQAKEKILNSEPPVDLVLLDIYMQQENGLDLLPELRKANCPVEVIIISSAADAATIKTSLHYGVVDYLIKPFQFPRFEEALTQWRQKKSLMDNQHYYQQSDVDLLIHGSPATQHDSKRLPKGLTPQTLRTLCQWIDAHPGTEFSTDELAAEVNISRVSCRKYLIWLAQINILFTSIHYGATGRPVYRYRLQPEYHSLLQQYCQ from the coding sequence ATGATCAACGTGTTAGTGGTTGACGATGATGCAATGGTGGCAGAGCTTAATCGCTGCTATATCGGCCAGGTGCCCGGCTTTACCTGCTGTGGTACCGCCGCAACGTTACAGCAGGCGAAAGAGAAGATCCTCAACAGCGAACCGCCAGTCGATCTGGTGCTGCTGGATATTTATATGCAGCAGGAAAACGGTCTCGACCTGCTGCCAGAGCTGCGTAAAGCCAACTGCCCGGTGGAGGTGATTATCATCTCTTCCGCTGCGGATGCCGCTACCATCAAAACCTCGCTGCATTACGGCGTGGTGGATTATCTGATCAAGCCCTTCCAGTTCCCGCGTTTTGAAGAAGCGCTGACCCAGTGGCGGCAGAAAAAATCGCTGATGGATAACCAGCATTATTATCAGCAGTCCGATGTCGATTTACTGATTCACGGCAGCCCGGCCACGCAGCATGACAGCAAACGCCTGCCGAAAGGGCTGACGCCTCAGACGTTACGCACGCTATGCCAGTGGATTGACGCGCACCCAGGCACGGAATTCTCTACCGATGAACTGGCGGCGGAAGTGAATATTTCCCGCGTATCCTGCCGTAAGTACCTGATCTGGCTGGCACAGATTAATATTCTGTTCACCAGCATTCATTACGGAGCCACGGGCCGCCCGGTGTACCGCTATCGCCTGCAACCGGAATACCATTCGCTGCTGCAACAGTATTGTCAGTAA
- a CDS encoding flavin reductase family protein, whose product MSQNLHKIDFPVSKARKYLEPGPVVLISSQFGDQHDIMTLGWHTILEFSPSLVGCMIAGGNYSHELIRQSGQCVINVPSSDLIDSVVAIGNCHGDRIDKFDAFHLTAEPATKVNAPLIQECFASFECQLYDDTMVDNYNLFIFEIVKAHVADKPEFPPTLHYTGEGRFTVMSNLLLDKHRDFKPEMLI is encoded by the coding sequence ATGAGCCAGAATCTGCATAAAATCGATTTTCCGGTCAGCAAGGCGCGGAAATATCTGGAGCCGGGACCAGTGGTACTGATCAGCTCGCAGTTCGGGGACCAGCACGACATCATGACGCTCGGCTGGCATACCATCCTGGAGTTCTCACCGTCGCTGGTGGGCTGTATGATCGCCGGTGGCAACTACAGTCATGAACTGATTCGGCAAAGTGGTCAATGCGTGATCAACGTACCGTCATCCGATTTAATCGATAGCGTGGTGGCGATTGGTAACTGTCACGGCGATCGGATCGACAAGTTTGATGCCTTTCATCTGACAGCGGAACCGGCGACAAAAGTTAACGCGCCGCTGATTCAGGAGTGCTTCGCCAGTTTTGAGTGTCAGCTGTACGACGATACGATGGTGGATAACTACAATCTGTTTATCTTTGAGATTGTCAAAGCGCATGTGGCGGATAAGCCGGAGTTTCCGCCGACCCTGCATTATACCGGTGAAGGTCGTTTTACCGTGATGAGCAATCTGCTGCTCGATAAACACCGCGACTTTAAGCCAGAAATGTTAATCTAA
- the fumA gene encoding class I fumarate hydratase FumA, which yields MSNKPFFYQNPFPLAKDDTEYYLLSRDYVSVANFDGEEVLKVDPKALTVLAQQAFHDASFMLRAAHQKQVAAILADDEASQNDKYVALQFLRNSEIAAKGVLPTCQDTGTAIIMGKKGQRVWTGGGDEAALSQGVYNTFIEDNLRYSQNAALDMYKEVNTGTNLPAQIDLYSVDGDEYKFLCIAKGGGSANKTYLYQETKALITPAKLKNYLIDKMMSLGTAACPPYHIAFVIGGTSAESTLKTVKLASTHYYDSLPTEGNEHGQAFRDVQLEQELLEASQKLGLGAQFGGKYFAHDIRVVRLPRHGASCPVGMGVSCSADRNIKAKINREGIWIEKLEDNPGRFIPEALRQQGEGEVVHVDLNRPMSDILAQLSSFPVSTRLSLNGTIIVARDIAHAKLKERIDNGEGLPQYILDHPVYYAGPAKTPEGYASGSLGPTTAGRMDSYVDLLQANGGSMVMLAKGNRSQQVTDACHKHGGFYLGSIGGPAAVLAQQSIKSLECVEYPELGMEAIWKIEVENFPAFILVDDKGNDFFQQIHNQCAACVK from the coding sequence ATGTCGAATAAACCCTTCTTTTATCAGAATCCTTTTCCTCTCGCCAAAGATGATACTGAGTACTATCTGCTCAGCCGCGATTATGTTTCCGTGGCAAATTTCGATGGCGAAGAAGTATTGAAAGTCGATCCCAAAGCGCTGACTGTGCTGGCACAGCAGGCATTCCATGATGCTTCTTTTATGCTACGTGCCGCCCACCAAAAACAGGTGGCGGCGATTCTGGCGGATGACGAAGCCAGCCAGAACGACAAATATGTCGCGTTGCAGTTCCTGCGTAACTCTGAGATCGCTGCCAAAGGCGTGTTGCCGACCTGCCAGGACACCGGCACCGCCATCATCATGGGCAAAAAAGGTCAACGTGTCTGGACCGGTGGTGGCGATGAAGCCGCACTGTCGCAAGGCGTGTATAACACCTTTATCGAAGATAACCTGCGTTACTCACAGAACGCCGCGCTGGATATGTATAAAGAGGTGAATACCGGCACCAACCTGCCGGCGCAGATTGACCTCTACAGCGTCGATGGTGACGAGTATAAGTTCCTGTGTATCGCCAAAGGTGGCGGCTCCGCCAACAAAACCTATCTGTATCAGGAAACCAAAGCCCTGATCACCCCGGCCAAACTGAAGAATTACCTGATCGACAAAATGATGTCACTCGGCACCGCTGCCTGCCCGCCCTACCATATCGCCTTTGTGATTGGTGGCACCTCGGCAGAAAGTACGCTGAAGACGGTGAAACTGGCATCGACCCACTACTACGACTCGCTGCCGACCGAAGGTAATGAGCACGGCCAGGCCTTCCGCGATGTGCAACTGGAGCAGGAGCTGCTGGAAGCCTCGCAGAAACTGGGCCTCGGTGCCCAATTTGGCGGCAAATACTTCGCTCACGATATCCGTGTCGTGCGTCTGCCACGTCATGGCGCATCCTGCCCGGTTGGCATGGGGGTTTCCTGCTCGGCGGACCGTAACATTAAGGCGAAGATTAACCGCGAAGGGATCTGGATCGAGAAGCTGGAAGACAATCCGGGTCGCTTTATTCCGGAAGCGCTGCGTCAGCAGGGCGAAGGCGAAGTGGTGCACGTAGACCTCAATCGCCCGATGTCAGACATTCTCGCCCAGCTGTCGTCGTTCCCGGTATCCACCCGTCTGTCATTGAACGGCACCATTATCGTGGCGCGCGACATTGCCCATGCCAAACTGAAAGAACGCATTGATAACGGTGAAGGTCTGCCGCAGTACATTTTGGATCATCCGGTGTATTACGCCGGTCCGGCCAAAACGCCGGAGGGTTATGCGTCAGGTTCACTTGGCCCGACGACCGCCGGTCGTATGGATTCCTATGTGGATCTGCTTCAGGCCAACGGCGGTAGCATGGTGATGCTGGCAAAAGGTAACCGTAGCCAGCAGGTAACGGATGCCTGCCATAAACACGGCGGCTTCTACCTCGGCAGCATCGGCGGTCCGGCTGCGGTACTGGCGCAGCAGAGCATCAAGAGCCTGGAGTGCGTCGAGTACCCTGAACTGGGGATGGAAGCGATCTGGAAGATTGAAGTGGAAAACTTCCCGGCGTTTATTCTGGTGGATGACAAAGGCAACGATTTCTTCCAGCAGATCCATAATCAGTGCGCAGCGTGCGTGAAGTGA
- the msrA gene encoding peptide-methionine (S)-S-oxide reductase MsrA, protein MAIEYAVIAGGCFWCTEAVFKGLIGVESVESGYTGGTRPHPTYEQVCSGATGHAEAIRIGFDPAQVGYGDLLDISFVTHDPTQLNRQGNDIGTQYRSAIFPANAEQEAEAIAAIARAQEDNKDPIVTTIEPLGEWYPAEDYHQDYWDGAGQRNGYCLAVIPPKLQKLKKSFANRVKPQSE, encoded by the coding sequence ATGGCAATTGAATACGCGGTGATCGCGGGTGGCTGTTTCTGGTGTACCGAAGCGGTATTTAAAGGTCTGATTGGCGTTGAGTCAGTCGAAAGTGGTTATACCGGCGGCACGCGTCCTCATCCCACTTACGAGCAGGTATGCAGCGGTGCGACCGGTCATGCCGAAGCGATCCGCATCGGTTTCGACCCGGCACAGGTGGGCTATGGCGATCTGCTGGATATCAGCTTTGTCACCCATGACCCAACGCAGCTTAACCGCCAGGGCAACGACATCGGCACCCAGTATCGTTCTGCCATCTTCCCGGCGAACGCCGAACAGGAAGCTGAAGCCATCGCCGCTATCGCCCGCGCGCAGGAAGATAATAAAGACCCGATTGTGACCACCATCGAACCACTGGGTGAATGGTATCCGGCGGAAGATTATCACCAGGATTACTGGGATGGCGCGGGTCAGCGTAACGGTTACTGTCTCGCCGTGATCCCGCCGAAGTTGCAGAAGCTGAAAAAAAGCTTTGCTAACCGCGTGAAACCGCAGAGCGAATGA
- a CDS encoding flavocytochrome c, with protein sequence MNTLTPILNPLTLPKGAVLKNRLVMAPMTTCTGYFDGGVTSDLVDYYRVRAGSIGTVIVECCFIDNRGPAFPGAIAIDSDNKIPGLAKIADAIKSQGSKAILQIYHGGRMVEPALIGGKTPVAPSAIAAPREGATTPQALTAEEVDVMITKFGDAVNRAIKAGFDGVEIHGANTYLIQQFYSPNSNQRDDKWGGSRDNRARFALEVLEITHKMADRFAAADFIIGYRFSPEEIEVPGIRFDDTMYLLEKLAARGLDYVHFSVGQLLRPSIVDTKDPTPLITKYLALRSPVLAKVPVIGVGGVVNKEDAENALEHGFDLVAIGKACIAYPDWADRVIKNEHMELFIDSTRREELTIPEPLWRFSLVDAMIRDMSDTGRKYKVGVYQEKVEAEALKLKINVTLDTDRITDISLVPDDTLDVDFTSTFESLRSRILVANSPHVDAVTGATTQSEALKKAVSRALSTSSKEYVIDEGGNPNAPVNYDVVVVGSGGAGLAAAIQAHDDGARVVIIEKMPTIGGNTIKASVGMNAAETRYQRLKGIEDSKDLFYDETLKGGKFKNNPVLLREFVEQAPGAIDWLTDKGIELCDITITGGMSIDRTHRPEDRSAVGGFLISGLVKNVNQRNIEVLLETSVAEILFENGAVSGVKVVDEYNDSRILNAKSVIVATGGFSANREMVVKYRPELDGFVTTNHKGATGSGIAMLQKIGADTVDMSEIQIHPTVEQTTSYLISEAMRGGGAILVSQAGKRFYNEMETRDKVSAEIIALPEKSAWIMFDEQVRQNNKAADEYIAKGFVISAPTPHELAVKLNMDQEALQTTLNRYNQFVEQQNDEDFGRKTALRHPLNHGPYFAIRIAPGVHHTMGGVTINTDTAVLDAQKQVIPGAWAAGEVVGGIHGANRIGGNAVADIIIFGIKAGRNAAALALG encoded by the coding sequence ATGAATACGCTCACCCCGATTCTTAATCCACTCACTCTGCCGAAAGGCGCTGTATTGAAAAACCGTCTGGTGATGGCCCCAATGACCACCTGTACCGGTTATTTTGACGGCGGTGTCACCAGCGATCTGGTGGACTACTATCGCGTGCGTGCAGGCAGCATCGGCACTGTGATTGTCGAATGTTGTTTTATCGACAACCGAGGCCCGGCTTTCCCCGGTGCGATTGCTATCGATAGTGACAACAAAATCCCCGGGCTGGCTAAAATTGCCGACGCTATCAAATCCCAGGGTTCCAAAGCGATTCTGCAGATCTACCACGGTGGCCGCATGGTGGAACCGGCGCTGATCGGCGGTAAAACCCCGGTTGCGCCGAGCGCCATTGCCGCGCCGCGTGAAGGGGCGACCACCCCGCAGGCGCTGACGGCGGAAGAAGTGGATGTGATGATCACCAAATTCGGTGATGCGGTGAACCGTGCCATCAAAGCCGGTTTCGATGGCGTTGAAATCCACGGTGCCAACACCTACCTGATTCAGCAGTTCTATTCTCCTAACTCCAACCAGCGTGATGACAAATGGGGTGGCAGCCGCGACAACCGCGCGCGTTTCGCGCTGGAAGTGCTGGAGATCACCCACAAAATGGCCGACCGCTTTGCGGCGGCGGATTTCATCATCGGTTACCGCTTCTCGCCGGAAGAGATTGAAGTGCCGGGCATCCGCTTCGACGACACGATGTATCTGCTGGAAAAACTGGCGGCACGCGGCCTCGATTATGTGCACTTCTCCGTCGGCCAGTTGCTGCGTCCGTCAATTGTCGACACCAAAGATCCGACGCCGCTGATCACCAAATACCTGGCGCTGCGTTCGCCAGTGCTGGCAAAAGTGCCGGTGATTGGTGTTGGCGGCGTGGTGAATAAAGAAGATGCGGAAAATGCGCTGGAGCATGGCTTCGACCTGGTGGCGATTGGTAAAGCCTGCATTGCCTACCCGGACTGGGCCGATCGCGTGATCAAAAACGAACACATGGAGCTGTTTATCGACAGCACCAGGCGTGAAGAACTCACCATTCCGGAACCGTTGTGGCGCTTCTCGCTGGTGGACGCGATGATCCGCGACATGAGCGACACGGGTCGTAAATACAAAGTGGGTGTGTACCAGGAGAAAGTGGAAGCCGAAGCGCTGAAACTGAAAATCAACGTCACGCTGGATACCGACCGTATTACCGATATCTCGCTGGTGCCGGATGACACCCTGGATGTCGATTTCACCAGCACCTTTGAGAGCCTGCGTTCGCGCATTCTGGTGGCGAACTCGCCTCATGTCGATGCGGTGACCGGTGCCACCACCCAGAGTGAAGCGCTGAAAAAAGCGGTATCACGCGCACTGTCAACGTCCAGCAAAGAGTATGTGATTGACGAGGGCGGCAACCCGAATGCGCCGGTCAATTACGATGTGGTGGTAGTGGGTAGCGGCGGAGCCGGTCTGGCGGCGGCGATTCAGGCGCATGACGATGGCGCACGGGTAGTGATTATCGAGAAGATGCCGACCATCGGGGGTAACACCATTAAAGCCTCCGTGGGTATGAACGCGGCGGAAACCCGTTATCAGCGCCTGAAAGGTATCGAAGACAGCAAAGATCTGTTTTATGACGAAACCTTGAAAGGCGGTAAATTCAAAAACAACCCGGTGCTGCTGCGTGAGTTCGTGGAGCAGGCTCCCGGTGCGATTGACTGGCTGACCGATAAAGGGATTGAGCTGTGCGACATCACCATTACCGGCGGGATGAGTATTGACCGTACCCACCGTCCGGAAGATCGTTCCGCCGTGGGTGGCTTCCTGATCAGTGGCCTGGTGAAAAACGTCAACCAGCGCAATATCGAAGTGCTGCTGGAAACCTCAGTGGCGGAAATCCTGTTCGAAAACGGCGCGGTGAGCGGCGTAAAAGTGGTGGATGAGTATAACGACAGCCGTATCCTCAATGCGAAAAGCGTGATTGTGGCGACCGGCGGTTTCAGTGCCAACCGCGAAATGGTGGTGAAATACCGCCCTGAGCTGGATGGCTTCGTGACCACCAACCACAAAGGGGCCACCGGTAGCGGTATCGCCATGTTGCAGAAAATTGGCGCAGATACTGTGGATATGAGCGAAATCCAGATTCACCCGACAGTTGAACAAACCACCTCGTACCTGATTTCCGAAGCGATGCGTGGTGGTGGGGCGATTCTGGTGAGCCAGGCGGGCAAGCGTTTCTACAATGAAATGGAGACCCGCGACAAAGTTTCCGCCGAGATTATCGCGCTGCCGGAGAAAAGTGCGTGGATCATGTTTGATGAACAGGTGCGTCAGAACAACAAAGCGGCGGATGAGTACATTGCCAAAGGTTTTGTTATCAGCGCACCCACCCCGCACGAATTGGCGGTGAAACTGAATATGGATCAGGAGGCGCTGCAAACCACCCTGAACCGTTACAACCAGTTTGTTGAGCAGCAGAATGACGAAGATTTTGGCCGTAAAACCGCGCTGCGCCATCCACTCAATCACGGACCGTATTTTGCCATCCGCATCGCCCCAGGGGTGCACCACACCATGGGCGGCGTCACCATCAATACCGACACCGCGGTACTGGATGCGCAGAAACAGGTGATTCCAGGAGCCTGGGCGGCCGGTGAAGTGGTCGGCGGTATCCACGGTGCTAACCGTATCGGTGGTAACGCGGTTGCTGATATCATTATCTTTGGTATCAAAGCCGGACGTAACGCTGCGGCACTGGCGTTAGGCTAA
- a CDS encoding FAD:protein FMN transferase, with the protein MTTDAGVYAYSAVLMGSPILLKLFEDNQPLAAQVFRLIKQQENLFTVNRVDSEVMAINRAAGRHPVVVSEPVFALISIAHAVSLLPGSAFNFTIGPVVKRWKIGFQGHEVPPAEAIAALLPLTDPHQVVLNAAERSVFLQQPGMEIDLGAIAKGYIADRVQSFLRQQGVQQALINLGGNVQTLGCPPHDGAGWGIGLKKPFGREDELLGVLRVQGKSVVTSGIYERYFERDGRCWHHIFDPRTGYPLDNELLSITVISDRSLDGDIYTTLLYGMGVEQGLAYLADQPELDAIFVTRDREIICSSSRQFRFEQSDSAWRLRY; encoded by the coding sequence ATGACAACAGACGCAGGCGTCTATGCGTATTCCGCCGTTCTGATGGGATCGCCCATTCTGCTTAAACTCTTCGAAGATAACCAACCCCTCGCAGCTCAGGTATTCCGGCTGATCAAACAGCAGGAAAACCTGTTTACCGTCAATCGTGTCGATTCAGAAGTTATGGCGATCAACCGTGCGGCAGGCCGCCATCCGGTGGTGGTCAGTGAGCCAGTGTTTGCGCTGATTAGTATTGCCCACGCGGTCAGCCTGCTGCCAGGCAGCGCCTTCAATTTCACCATCGGCCCGGTGGTCAAGCGCTGGAAAATTGGTTTCCAGGGCCATGAGGTGCCGCCTGCTGAGGCGATCGCGGCGTTATTGCCCCTGACCGATCCCCATCAGGTGGTGCTGAATGCAGCTGAACGCTCGGTGTTCCTGCAACAGCCTGGGATGGAGATCGATCTTGGTGCGATTGCCAAAGGCTACATTGCCGATCGCGTGCAAAGCTTTTTACGCCAGCAGGGCGTGCAGCAGGCGCTGATTAATCTCGGCGGTAATGTCCAGACGCTGGGGTGTCCACCTCATGATGGCGCGGGTTGGGGCATCGGACTGAAAAAACCGTTTGGCCGCGAGGATGAGCTGCTTGGTGTGTTGCGGGTGCAGGGTAAGTCCGTGGTGACATCGGGTATTTATGAACGCTATTTCGAACGCGATGGCCGCTGCTGGCACCATATCTTCGATCCGCGTACCGGCTATCCGCTCGACAATGAATTGCTCAGCATCACGGTCATTTCCGATCGTTCGCTTGATGGCGATATCTACACCACGCTGCTGTATGGCATGGGGGTAGAGCAGGGGCTGGCGTATCTTGCTGACCAGCCCGAACTCGACGCGATTTTTGTCACACGCGACAGGGAAATTATCTGTTCCTCATCGCGTCAGTTTCGCTTTGAGCAATCCGACAGCGCGTGGCGGCTGCGTTACTGA
- a CDS encoding anion permease, with the protein MKTQTTQSEPLKAPPAAPGNKNRLMMLCLPIVIAVLLLLVPTPAGLEPYAWHFFAIFVGVIVGLIFEPLPGAVIGLTGVVVIALFSQYLLFSPAELADPKFKMAGQSFKWAVSGFGNSTVWLIFGAFMFAAGYDKTQFGRRLALILVKYLGRRSLTLGYAITFADLLLAPFTPSNTARSGGTIYPIIANLPPLYGSKPNDPSARKIGSYLMWVAITATCITSSMFLSALAPNLLALALVKSVIGFDISWGMWFLAFLPLGVLLILTMPLLAYWLYPPEVKLNDEVPRWATAELAKLGKLSRNEILLLIFVVSALLMWIFATDWIEPAMAALLVIVLMLWTGVLNWSDITSNKAAWNTFAWFATLVALADGLARVGFIAWLGKEGGQLLHGYDPQVSAVVLLIAFYVLHYLFASTTAHTTALLPAMLTIAAAIPGINMPVFCLMLCTSLGVMGIITPYGTGPSPIYYGSGYLPTKDYWRLGTIFGALFLVLLMVIAYPWMVLMF; encoded by the coding sequence ATGAAAACACAAACTACCCAGAGTGAACCCCTAAAAGCGCCGCCTGCCGCGCCGGGGAATAAAAACCGGCTAATGATGTTATGCCTGCCGATCGTTATCGCTGTGCTGTTACTCCTGGTGCCAACACCCGCAGGGCTGGAGCCTTACGCCTGGCACTTCTTCGCTATCTTTGTCGGGGTGATTGTCGGCCTGATCTTCGAACCGCTGCCCGGTGCGGTGATCGGCCTGACCGGCGTGGTGGTCATCGCGCTGTTCAGTCAGTACCTGCTGTTCAGCCCGGCCGAGCTGGCCGATCCTAAGTTCAAAATGGCGGGTCAGTCCTTCAAATGGGCGGTGAGCGGCTTCGGTAACTCCACCGTGTGGCTGATCTTCGGGGCCTTTATGTTTGCCGCTGGCTACGATAAAACCCAGTTCGGTCGCCGCCTGGCGCTGATTCTGGTGAAATATCTGGGCCGTCGCAGCCTGACGCTGGGTTACGCCATTACCTTCGCCGACCTGCTGCTGGCACCGTTTACGCCGTCGAACACCGCGCGTAGCGGCGGGACTATCTACCCCATCATCGCCAACCTGCCGCCGCTGTACGGTTCAAAACCCAATGACCCCAGCGCACGCAAAATTGGTTCTTATCTGATGTGGGTGGCAATTACCGCCACTTGTATCACCAGCTCGATGTTCCTGTCGGCGCTGGCACCGAACCTGCTGGCCCTCGCGCTGGTAAAAAGCGTGATTGGTTTCGATATCAGCTGGGGGATGTGGTTCCTCGCCTTCCTGCCGCTCGGTGTGCTGCTCATTCTCACCATGCCGCTGCTGGCTTACTGGCTGTACCCGCCAGAAGTGAAACTGAATGACGAAGTGCCACGCTGGGCCACTGCCGAGTTGGCAAAACTGGGCAAACTGTCACGCAATGAAATCCTGCTGCTGATCTTCGTGGTTTCTGCGCTGCTGATGTGGATCTTCGCCACCGACTGGATTGAACCGGCGATGGCTGCCCTGCTGGTGATTGTGCTGATGCTGTGGACTGGCGTACTGAACTGGAGCGACATCACCAGTAATAAAGCCGCCTGGAACACCTTCGCCTGGTTTGCCACCCTGGTGGCGCTGGCGGATGGTCTGGCACGCGTTGGCTTTATCGCCTGGCTGGGTAAAGAAGGTGGCCAGCTGCTGCACGGTTATGACCCACAGGTTTCCGCCGTGGTGCTGCTGATTGCCTTTTATGTGCTGCACTACCTGTTCGCCAGTACCACCGCGCACACCACCGCGCTGTTGCCTGCCATGCTGACCATTGCGGCGGCTATCCCAGGCATCAATATGCCGGTGTTCTGTCTGATGCTGTGTACCTCACTCGGTGTGATGGGCATCATCACCCCTTACGGTACTGGCCCCAGCCCGATTTACTACGGTAGCGGCTATCTGCCCACCAAAGACTACTGGCGTCTGGGCACCATCTTCGGTGCACTGTTCCTGGTGCTGCTGATGGTGATTGCTTATCCGTGGATGGTGCTGATGTTCTGA